In Aulosira sp. FACHB-615, the following are encoded in one genomic region:
- a CDS encoding STAS domain-containing protein gives MTIAQELQVVLFKPQGSIDLQGGMALSQSMAEVIPQPDQLWVIDLAEVDFMDSSGLVPLVKALTTARQCGCRLVICNAKAPVRLILELTQLDSVFEIFNTYEDITNVINKQPLSLAS, from the coding sequence ATGACTATCGCACAAGAATTGCAAGTGGTTTTATTTAAACCCCAAGGGAGCATAGACTTGCAGGGTGGTATGGCTCTTAGCCAAAGTATGGCAGAAGTAATACCCCAGCCTGATCAACTTTGGGTCATTGACCTCGCAGAAGTAGATTTCATGGATAGTTCTGGTTTAGTGCCGTTAGTTAAAGCACTGACAACAGCCCGACAATGCGGTTGTCGATTAGTGATTTGTAATGCCAAAGCGCCTGTAAGGTTAATTTTAGAACTGACCCAGTTGGATTCGGTTTTTGAAATTTTTAACACTTACGAAGACATCACCAATGTGATTAATAAACAGCCTTTGTCATTAGCAAGCTAA
- a CDS encoding glycosyltransferase family 4 protein — protein MPAQIYHLIAFLVAAVVVLWTTPDIKNIGIKSGTVDKPGGRKVHERPMVRLGGVSIFAGTLISLLIVWWLGGFANLPPDKEWQIWGVTLGGLGFFLIGLADDLLNLSPLGRLILQVIVAAGAWKAGVSIDFITVPTIGIVDLNWLSLPITVIWLVGMVNAINWIDGLDGLAAGVSGIAAIVMLLVSLFMHQPAAALIAAALAGAALGFLRYNFNPAQIFMGDGGSYFMGFTLAAVGVIGLVKVPAFTAVILPYLILAVPILDMSAVILTRLRRGQLPWVADRCHLHHRLLQAGLSHRWTVLFIYTLTLWVGSLALAVAGIPSGIAYAFGATSLLTYTSWRVWKRSQQK, from the coding sequence ATGCCTGCTCAGATTTATCATCTGATTGCCTTCCTGGTCGCAGCCGTAGTCGTTCTCTGGACTACGCCTGATATAAAAAACATTGGTATAAAAAGTGGAACTGTAGATAAACCCGGTGGTCGAAAAGTTCATGAACGCCCGATGGTACGTCTGGGTGGAGTTTCTATCTTCGCAGGTACTCTCATTTCTCTACTCATTGTTTGGTGGCTAGGTGGATTTGCCAATTTACCGCCTGACAAAGAATGGCAAATTTGGGGTGTTACCTTGGGGGGTTTGGGCTTTTTTCTCATTGGTTTAGCAGACGATTTACTCAATCTGTCTCCCTTGGGAAGATTGATTTTACAAGTAATCGTTGCTGCTGGCGCGTGGAAAGCAGGTGTAAGTATAGACTTTATCACAGTCCCCACTATCGGCATAGTTGACCTAAACTGGCTAAGTTTACCAATCACTGTAATTTGGCTGGTGGGGATGGTGAACGCTATCAACTGGATTGACGGTTTGGATGGTTTAGCGGCTGGTGTGTCGGGAATTGCAGCCATAGTTATGCTTTTGGTGTCTTTATTTATGCACCAACCAGCCGCAGCTTTAATTGCAGCTGCTTTAGCTGGCGCAGCATTAGGTTTTCTCCGCTATAATTTCAACCCGGCCCAAATCTTTATGGGAGATGGCGGGTCTTATTTTATGGGATTCACCTTAGCGGCTGTAGGCGTAATTGGTTTGGTGAAAGTTCCAGCCTTTACCGCCGTAATTTTGCCTTATTTAATTTTGGCAGTACCAATTTTAGATATGTCAGCAGTGATTTTGACACGCCTTCGCCGTGGTCAATTGCCTTGGGTAGCAGATAGATGTCACTTACACCACCGATTACTACAAGCTGGTTTATCTCATCGCTGGACTGTGTTATTTATTTATACACTCACGCTCTGGGTTGGCAGTTTAGCCTTAGCCGTAGCTGGTATCCCTAGTGGTATTGCTTATGCTTTTGGTGCTACTTCATTGCTAACTTACACCAGTTGGCGAGTTTGGAAACGCTCTCAGCAAAAGTAA
- the rpsF gene encoding 30S ribosomal protein S6 has product MSTVYETMYILRPDLNDEQVDQAIAKYQTLIQEQGAENIEIQNRGKRRLAYEIKKQRDGIYIQLNYTGPGTIVAPLERAMRLSEEVIRYLTIKQEVAAPAAEKVAVTA; this is encoded by the coding sequence ATGTCCACAGTTTACGAAACAATGTATATCCTGCGTCCTGATCTCAATGACGAACAGGTAGATCAAGCGATCGCTAAATACCAAACCTTGATTCAAGAGCAAGGTGCCGAAAATATTGAAATTCAAAATCGGGGTAAGCGTCGTCTGGCTTACGAAATCAAAAAGCAACGGGATGGAATCTACATCCAACTAAACTACACCGGGCCAGGAACCATTGTTGCTCCTTTAGAACGTGCTATGCGTTTGAGTGAAGAAGTAATTCGCTACTTGACCATCAAGCAAGAAGTTGCAGCACCAGCAGCAGAAAAAGTTGCCGTAACTGCATAG
- a CDS encoding Tic20 family protein, with protein sequence MAWRGSTNFSDRIFACLPYLLPLIEVLSFGFVLLQQFPALTVVFGPVLILWSLYRRVRFAGLIIFFALWLLVVRNENISHFIRFNTMQAILLDIIIFLCGILTDIVGLIPNGGFALQTLYSTIFLGIVAAVGYSVIQSLLGRYAEIPAISDAVYMQVR encoded by the coding sequence ATGGCCTGGCGTGGTTCGACAAACTTTTCCGATCGCATTTTTGCTTGTTTACCTTATTTACTACCTTTGATTGAGGTACTAAGTTTTGGTTTTGTTTTGTTACAACAGTTCCCGGCGCTGACAGTTGTGTTTGGGCCTGTACTAATTTTATGGTCATTATATAGGCGTGTCAGATTTGCTGGATTAATTATTTTCTTTGCTTTATGGCTGTTAGTAGTCAGAAACGAAAATATTTCCCACTTCATTCGTTTCAACACCATGCAAGCAATTCTGTTAGACATTATTATCTTTTTGTGTGGCATCCTGACTGATATTGTAGGGCTAATTCCTAATGGTGGCTTTGCCCTGCAAACTCTCTACAGCACTATTTTCCTTGGCATCGTAGCAGCAGTAGGATATTCAGTCATCCAGTCGCTTTTGGGACGTTACGCAGAAATTCCCGCAATTTCCGATGCTGTTTATATGCAGGTACGGTAA
- a CDS encoding Npun_F5560 family protein, whose protein sequence is MSQTDIPNIQALSQEVSQLRQELQLRDQLVQQLSQELFRLVKGNANFMPQRSESERDLSQLQALREQLQAVEQQVTFYQEQIATRDGEIYQLRQSVQELTDRSRMLEQVVQELPQIYRRKFEERMTPIREKVAVLQRENRKLQAELQSVSYRLALKTRNSSHSGIDLPNFPRPATGQGNVSAVQNA, encoded by the coding sequence GTGAGCCAAACTGACATACCCAACATCCAAGCTCTCTCTCAAGAAGTCTCGCAATTGCGCCAAGAGCTGCAACTGCGAGACCAATTAGTGCAGCAGTTATCTCAAGAACTCTTTCGGCTGGTGAAGGGCAATGCTAATTTCATGCCCCAACGTTCTGAATCAGAGCGCGATTTAAGTCAGTTGCAAGCGTTACGAGAACAATTACAAGCTGTTGAGCAGCAGGTAACTTTTTATCAAGAGCAAATCGCCACTCGTGATGGCGAAATTTATCAACTGCGCCAGTCTGTCCAAGAATTAACAGACCGCAGCCGGATGTTGGAGCAGGTAGTACAAGAATTACCTCAAATTTATCGCCGGAAGTTTGAGGAACGAATGACTCCCATCAGAGAAAAAGTTGCCGTTCTGCAAAGAGAAAACCGCAAGCTGCAAGCAGAACTGCAAAGTGTCAGCTATCGTTTGGCGCTAAAAACTCGTAACTCCAGCCACAGTGGTATTGACTTACCGAACTTTCCTCGCCCTGCTACAGGACAAGGAAATGTTTCGGCGGTACAAAATGCTTAA
- a CDS encoding fumarylacetoacetate hydrolase family protein — translation MAQRYVRVQNPEGKIYYGLLQLSLNVQVLDAPPWLQGQPTDLVLAPDSYQILSPCAPSKIIAVGKNYADHAAEMGTSVPSEPLIFLKPPTSIIATEANIKYPLQSHRVDYEGELALIIGDRACDCTPEEAQTKIWGYTIANDVTARDLQQKDGQWTRAKGFDTFCPLGPWIVRELNPGARLQTFINDEPNPVQSAGIDQMVFPPDVLVSYISKVMTLIPGDVVLTGTPLGIGPLHIGDRIRVEIEGIGRLENTIVAR, via the coding sequence ATGGCACAGCGTTATGTGCGAGTTCAAAATCCAGAAGGCAAAATTTACTATGGTTTGCTCCAACTATCTCTGAATGTACAGGTGTTGGATGCGCCGCCTTGGTTACAGGGACAACCAACAGATTTAGTGTTAGCACCCGATAGTTACCAAATTCTGTCTCCTTGCGCTCCCTCAAAAATTATAGCGGTTGGTAAAAATTATGCAGACCACGCAGCAGAGATGGGAACATCTGTACCGAGTGAGCCATTGATTTTTCTCAAACCGCCAACATCGATTATTGCGACTGAAGCCAATATCAAATATCCCCTTCAGTCTCACAGAGTTGATTATGAAGGTGAATTAGCCTTGATAATTGGCGATCGCGCTTGTGACTGCACCCCAGAAGAAGCTCAAACCAAAATTTGGGGTTATACAATCGCTAATGATGTGACAGCGCGAGATTTACAACAAAAAGATGGTCAATGGACGAGAGCCAAGGGGTTTGATACCTTTTGTCCCCTAGGCCCTTGGATTGTCCGAGAATTAAATCCAGGTGCAAGATTGCAGACTTTCATCAACGATGAACCAAATCCCGTACAATCTGCGGGGATTGATCAGATGGTTTTTCCTCCTGATGTTTTGGTATCTTACATCAGTAAAGTGATGACCCTGATACCAGGGGATGTGGTACTAACGGGTACACCATTGGGTATTGGCCCTTTGCACATAGGCGATCGCATCCGAGTAGAAATCGAAGGCATTGGTCGTCTAGAAAACACCATCGTAGCCCGTTAA
- the glyA gene encoding serine hydroxymethyltransferase: protein MTRTNSDFLASSDPAIAGLINEELQRQRDHLELIASENFTSAAVLAAQGSVLTNKYAEGLPGKRYYGGCEFVDKVEQIAIDRAKQMFGAAHANVQPHSGAQANFAVFLTLLEPGDKIMGMDLSHGGHLTHGSPVNVSGKWFQVSHYGVSKETEQLDYDQIRELALRERPKLLICGYSAYPRIIDFEKFRSIADEVGAYLLADIAHIAGLVASGLHPDPIPYCDVVTTTTHKTLRGPRGGLILTKDAELGKKLDKSVFPGTQGGPLEHVIAGKAVAFGEVLKPEFKTYSAQVIENARALATQLQNRGLKLVSDGTDNHLMLVDLRSIGLTGKQADQLVSGVNITANKNTVPFDPQSPFVTSGLRLGSPAMTTRGLGVAEFTEIGDIIADRLLNPESEAVAADCKRRVGALCDRFPLYPHLQIPVPALA from the coding sequence GTGACTAGGACTAATTCAGATTTTCTTGCATCTTCTGACCCCGCGATCGCCGGATTAATCAATGAAGAACTCCAGCGTCAACGCGACCACTTAGAGTTGATTGCGAGTGAAAACTTTACCTCTGCGGCTGTACTGGCGGCTCAAGGTTCAGTCTTAACTAATAAATATGCTGAAGGACTGCCCGGTAAACGTTATTATGGCGGCTGTGAATTTGTTGATAAAGTCGAACAAATTGCCATTGACCGAGCTAAACAAATGTTTGGTGCGGCTCATGCTAACGTCCAACCCCATTCCGGCGCACAAGCCAACTTTGCAGTTTTCCTGACTTTACTCGAACCAGGCGACAAAATCATGGGGATGGATTTGTCTCATGGTGGACACCTGACTCACGGTTCGCCTGTTAACGTTTCGGGTAAGTGGTTCCAAGTCAGTCACTACGGTGTTAGTAAAGAAACAGAACAACTCGACTACGACCAAATTCGAGAGCTGGCGTTAAGGGAGCGTCCAAAGCTGTTGATTTGTGGTTATTCGGCTTATCCTCGGATTATTGACTTTGAAAAATTCCGTAGTATTGCTGATGAAGTTGGTGCTTATTTACTAGCGGATATTGCTCACATCGCTGGTTTAGTGGCTTCTGGCTTACATCCCGATCCCATTCCTTACTGTGATGTGGTCACAACGACTACTCACAAAACCTTGCGCGGCCCCAGAGGCGGATTAATCTTAACTAAAGATGCCGAATTGGGTAAAAAGCTGGATAAATCAGTTTTTCCTGGAACTCAAGGCGGGCCTTTAGAACACGTCATTGCAGGTAAAGCAGTGGCTTTTGGTGAAGTTTTAAAGCCAGAGTTTAAAACCTATTCTGCACAGGTAATTGAAAATGCACGAGCTTTAGCCACACAACTGCAAAACCGTGGTTTAAAGTTGGTATCTGATGGTACAGATAACCATTTGATGCTTGTAGATTTACGCTCCATTGGTTTGACAGGTAAACAAGCCGATCAACTGGTAAGCGGTGTAAATATTACTGCAAATAAAAATACCGTACCCTTTGATCCCCAATCACCATTTGTTACCAGTGGTTTGAGACTAGGTTCTCCTGCCATGACTACCAGAGGATTGGGTGTAGCAGAGTTTACCGAAATTGGTGATATTATTGCCGATCGCCTGCTCAACCCCGAATCAGAAGCAGTCGCAGCTGATTGTAAACGTCGAGTAGGGGCATTGTGCGATCGCTTCCCCCTATATCCCCACCTGCAAATTCCCGTACCCGCACTAGCATAA